DNA from Paenibacillus sp.:
TTTTGCTCGATCAGGAATTTCTGCGTGACGATGTCCTGCGGCCCATACAGCAGCACGCATTCGCTCGGCTCGCCGTCGCGTCCGGCGCGTCCCGCTTCCTGATAGTACGATTCCACGTTTTTCGGCAAATTGTAGTGAACGACGTACCGCACGTTCGATTTGTCGATGCCCATGCCGAACGCGTTCGTCGCCACCATCCATTTCAAATCGTCGTATTGGAACAGCTCCTGATTGCGCTGCCGCTCCTCGTCGGAGAGCCCTGCGTGGTAGCGCCCGACTTTGAGACCAAGCTTCTGCAAAAACTTGTGCGTTTCCTCGACTTCCTTCCGCGTGGACGCGTATACGATGCCCGACTCGTTTTTCCGGCCGCGCACGTAGCTTTCGAGAAACTCCTTCTTGTTGACGCCCTTCACGACCGAGAACGTCAGGTTGTCCCGCGCGTAGCCGGTCGTCACCCGATACGGGTCGACCATCTTCAAATGCGCGACGATGTCCGTCTTTACCGCGTCGGTCGCCGTCGCCGTGAACGCCGCCACGACCGGCCGCTTCTTGAGCCGCCCGACGAGCCGGCCGACGTTCATGTAGCTTGGGCGGAAATCGTGCCCCCACTGCGACACGCAGTGCGCCTCGTCCACCGCCAGCAGCGGGATCGGCAGCTCCTCGAGCAGCGACAGAAACCGCTCCGATTCGAGCCGCTCGGGCGCGACGTAAAGAAGCGTATATTTGCCCGCCTTAATGTCTCTGAAGCGCTCGCGCACTTCCTCGGCGGACAGCGTGCTGTTGATGAACGTCGTCGGAATGCCGACCTCCTGCAGCGCGTCCACTTGGTCCTTCATTAAGGAAATGAGCGGCGACACGACGAGCGTCACCCCCGGCAGCATCGCCGCCGGCAGCTGATAGCAGACGGACTTGCCCGCCCCCGTCGGCATGACGCCGAGCACGTCC
Protein-coding regions in this window:
- the recQ gene encoding DNA helicase RecQ, whose protein sequence is MATQATTFLKRYFGYDSFKNGQEELVANILQGRDVLGVMPTGAGKSVCYQLPAAMLPGVTLVVSPLISLMKDQVDALQEVGIPTTFINSTLSAEEVRERFRDIKAGKYTLLYVAPERLESERFLSLLEELPIPLLAVDEAHCVSQWGHDFRPSYMNVGRLVGRLKKRPVVAAFTATATDAVKTDIVAHLKMVDPYRVTTGYARDNLTFSVVKGVNKKEFLESYVRGRKNESGIVYASTRKEVEETHKFLQKLGLKVGRYHAGLSDEERQRNQELFQYDDLKWMVATNAFGMGIDKSNVRYVVHYNLPKNVESYYQEAGRAGRDGEPSECVLLYGPQDIVTQKFLIEQNEYDEDRKRIEYGNLKSMIDYCHTSDCLQAYIVRYFGGEEAKPCGRCGNCTDDREAVDVTEEAQKAFSCVARMRQRFGINLTAKVLRGANDAKVRQFGFDRLPTYGALKQYKEKDLVNLLNGFVADGYLAMSDGQYPTIALTNRAVAVLEGQERVFQRITRVAETAGADDEAYAGRGDLFDALRAVRKSLADKAKVPPFTIFHDATLREMCAKLPRTEEALLGIKGVGENKVAKYGQAFLECIRAYEE